DNA sequence from the Hippopotamus amphibius kiboko isolate mHipAmp2 chromosome 1, mHipAmp2.hap2, whole genome shotgun sequence genome:
tgccccgccccctctgcGGGAGGTGGGGTCCCCCCCAAAGGCGCTTAACAGCCTGGAGCCACCGCTGCCTTAGGCTCAAAAACATGCAACACAATATCAATACACAACATCAACGCCACAAGTGGGGTCCCCAGGCCAAGGAGCCCAGCCTGGCTCCCCCTTCACCCCACCTCAGGGCCTGCCTGGCACAGGCCCCAAGCCGGCCTGCTGTCTCCCTGGGCGGGCAGAATGACACGACCCTCTGGGTGTGGCCCTTTCCCAGCAGCAGGCCGGGCCCGGGGGAGGTGGCCAGGAGACACCAGAGGGGCGCAGGTGGCTGGAGGAGCGGGGCACCCCGAGCCCTGCCTGCAGACGGCGTGCTCCCCCAGCGCCTCGGGGGGCCGGGAGGCTACGACAGCTCCTTCCCCACGGCCCGCGGGTGCGTGTGGGCACACGTAGGCGCTGGGGCGCGGGCATGCAATGAAGCACACGTGCACGGGCACGCACTCGCTGGGACGCGTGCCGGTGCTCGCATGCAGAGACTGCAGCCCACACCTGCGCCCACACCTGCACCCACACCTGCGCCCACACCTGCGCCCACACCTGCGCCCCCCCACACCGGGTCGCCCAGACCTGCCCGTGGGGTCTCCGCCCCCGCAGCGTGAGCCCGCCCCTGCTGCTGTCTGGGCTGGCATCCACGCGCCACCTCCGGCTGGCCCACGGCCGCGGCCTGCCCCACGGTCCGGGGGCCGGAAGGTGCACGCTTGGCCCACCCGAGGCCTGCAGACACCACGGGCACCGCGCTGGCGTGGCAACCTTTGGCCCAGCCAGCCCGGTGTCCTCCCTCCGCTCCCGGAGCCTGACTCACCCTGCCGGCACGTTGGCCCTGTGTAGCCGTCCACGCAGCGGCACTGCCCACTGGCAGGGTCACAGTCGGCCCCACCCCCGCAGGAGCAGCGCAGGGCACAGCCCGGCCCGAAGAAGCCCCTTCTGCAGCCTGGGGGTGCGAGGGCGGGAGAGACGGGCCTGACTGCGGTCCCTGTCCGCCCGGGGCCGGGAGACCCACGCCTGTGCCCCTCACCGAGCGGGACCCCAGACTCACCCAGGTCACACGTGGCCCCCGTGCGCCCCGGGGGGCACAGGCAGTGGCCGGTGACGGGGTCACAGGGCACGCCGTCCTCGCAGTCACACTGCTGGCTGCAGCCTTCTCCAAAGGAGCCCGGCTCACAccctgggggaggcgggggctcAGCGTCCCCCGTCCCAACCCCGGGACGCGGGGCGGGTGGGAGCGACGGGAGGCGCCGAGCACTCACCCCTCTCGCAGAGCCGGCCGTGGGAGCCAGCGGGGCAGAGGCACCGGCCGCTGACGGGCTCGCAGGGGGCGCCGTGCTGACACGCACACGTGTCCCGGCAGCCAGCCCCGTGGAAGCCGGGGGGACAGGCTGAGGGGACCGGGGTTGGAGCTCCTGACTCCGTTTCCCCGGAAAGAGCGAAGGACGGGGTGGGGGCCCGGCtcgccctcccccccacccaggccTAGCCCTGAGCCGGGACCTCGGCCCCGGGAGCCCCACCGAAGCTGGGGTCAGATCTCATCTCGTCGGGCCCCTGGGGCGGCAGACGCCAGGGCGGGGGGCCCGACCCCACAACTCACGGTGCTCGCAGGCCTGGCCGTAGAAGCCGGGGCTGCAGCGGCAGGCCCCCGACGTGGGCTCACAGGTGCCGTGGTTGTGGCAGGAGCACTCCAGGCCGCAGGCGGCCCCGTAGCGCCCGGCggggcaggctgggggagggggccggcgGGTCAGCCTCCTGCCCGGGGGAGCAGGGGCACGGGGCCGGCACCTGGGCACCAGCCTCACCCAGGAACGCCCGGGAGCCTTGCCTGGCCCTACGGCAGCCCGCAGCCCCCCACAACCACCCCGGAGCTGCGGTCCTCCTCGGGAGCCCagggccaccccccaccccggacACGGCCTTGCTCCCCTGTAGTCACCAACCCTCCAGTTCCCACGGCGATGTGGCCCCAGACTGGCCCTGACACTCACCCAGCTCGCAGTGCAGCCCTGTCCAGCCCAGGCCACAGGAGCAGCTGCCATTGGCGGCGTGACACAGGCCCCCGTTGCGGCAGGAGCACACGTGCTCACAGTTCACGCCAAACCGGCCCTGGGGGCAGCCTAGGGAAGAGTCGGGCGCGGCTCAGAGCTCCGGCCCAGGGCTGGACACGCCCCAGGGACACACCCCCACCAGATCTGACAGTCATTCAGCAAGCGCTCCCTAGGAGCCAGGCTCCTCTAGGAGCCAGGACACACACGTGCCAGGAAATACCAACCACATCCTGCCCGTTCATCCCTCCTCTGCAGATGCCAGGCCTGAGCCAGTGCTGAGGATAACCAGGGCCCCCCAGGGGCTGCAGCGCCTGCCCAGCGGGTgggaggggtcagggaaggcttcctggaggcggCGGCACTCAATATGGGTGCATCGTCCAGGTTAAGAGGAGGCTGGGCAGCCCTGCGCTCCAGGTGGCCCCTGTTCCTACTCTGATTGACACAGCTACCGACCTTCCCTGGGGGCCTCAGGGCCTGGGGGAGTGTGACCGGCCCCTTGCCGAGGACCAGAGGGTGGCAGGGGGCTCAGACCTACCAGGGTGTGGGGCCGGACCAAGCAGTGTGGCACGACCTTGAGGACCACACGTGCCATCATGTGCTGAGCCCCACAAGTGACCCCCAGGCCACCCCATTTCCCCACCATCACCTGCGCTCCAGGCCTCTCTCTATGTGGGGTCCTGGCCGCTGCGCCCAGTGGAAAGGCCAGAGGGACCCCGTCCCAGGAGGACATCAGCCGGGAGGTTGGCTCCGTCCTCAGACGAAACAGCCCCCTGACCCCTCCTGctggggggctctgggtcagAACCTGTTTGGCCCCCACTGGCCTCAGGGAACTGGACAGGTGACTTGATGGCCTGAGCCTTGGGGTCACAGGTCAAGGCAAGGCGTGGGGTGCTGAGAGATGACCCGATGACCCAGGTGGGCGCTGCTGTCCACAGAAGCAAGACCCTGACTGCTCACCCTCAGGGCACTTGGGGATCAACGGAGGGGGACCGGTTTCCCCCCGTGACCCCAGGGCTGCACCCCATCACCCCCCCATGGCTGATGGAGCGACATCCGCGAAGCGCCCAAAGCAGTGGGCGGAGCAGGCCCTCACCTTGCTCACAGTGGACGCCCGTCCTCCCGGGGGGGCAGGAGCAGGCGCCGGTCGCAGGGTCACAGGCTGCCCCCAGCCCACACCTGCACACGCGGGCACAGCCGGGGCCAAAGCGGCCGTGCGGACAGGCTGCCGGGAGGAAACGGGCGGGTGGCCACCCTCGGCCGAATCCCCGCGTGGCCGTGTCGACCCAGGACAGCAGGGGACAGGCCAgggcgggcggggtggggagacTCCTGCGTCTGCCCGACAGGGAGGCGCCGCCTGCGCCTGCACCCCCTGCCCGCCCCGgcgtctccccccaccccaggctctgcTGGGGGCCAGGCCCGCGCCGCGGGGCGTGACTCACGggccccccccgcccgccccgccagGATCCCAGACGGTCGGAAAGTCCCCACATGACTCAGGGAAAGGCCCCTCTCTCGGCGGGATGCCCAGCTGGCCTCTGCACGGCCCCTGACGGACGTGGCCCGCGTGGGGGACACAGCACACGACCAGGCAGCGCCGGCCAGCGGGGACACGTCGATCGCACAGACACCCCCAGCTCAGCCCCGCCTGCGGCCGGGCCCAGAGAGGCGTCCGAAAGGGGGCTCGGTCAGGGCCGTGCTCCCTGCAGGCGGGCCAGCCCGGACCACCGAGGCGCAGGCAGgagccaccccgcccccaccccggccacTCACCCAGGCCGCAGTCAGTTCCGAGGGAGCCAGCGGGGCAGCGGCAGGCCCCAGAGGCCGCATCACAGGAGCCCCCGTGGAGACACCCACACAGCTGTTCACAGCCGGGCCCGAAGCGCCCAGGCGGGCACCCTGCAGGGGGCGGGGCCAGCTGCCAGGGGCCGGGGGTCACGcggcccccacctcccacctcccgcGCCATCCTTCCCGAGGGCCCAGCAGGCACCACGGGCGGCACTGACGTTGCAGGCACCCGGCGCCATGGTCGCCGGCCGCACACACGCAGGCCCCCGCGGCGGGGTGGCAGGCCTGGTTCTCGCCGGGGCGCTGGCACTTCTGCCCACAGCTCTCCCCAGAGGTGCCGGGCAGGCAGGCTGGGGTGAGGCATCGGGGGGTCAGGGCTGACCCCGCCCGGAGCAGGCATCCCTCCTGGGAGTCGCCCCCGGGAGCCCCTCCTGAGGGGGGAGGTTTGGGGCCTAGGGCAGGGGCACGTGTGGCCTGAACCAGCCACTGCCCCGGGGCCCGCCCAGGTCGGTCACCTACCCTGCTCACAGCCGGGCCCGGTGAAGCCTGGGGGACAGCGACACTCCCCAGTGACGTGGTGGCAGGCGGCGCCGGGTTGGCACTGGCAGCGCTGGGCACAGGCCTCTCCAAACCAGCCGGGCGGGCAGGCTGCGGGGAGGCGCGGGCCGGGAGGGGTCACCGTGGGAAGGACCCGCCCCCAGCCTGGGCGCCGGTGGAGCTGGGGGCTCACCGTTCTCACCCCGCAGGCCCCTCCATCCCGGGGGGCAGAGGCAGACCCCGCCGACGTGGTGGCAGGTGGCCCCCCACCGGCAGGCACAGGGCTCCCCACAGGGAACCCCAAACGCGCCCTCGGGACGGGCTGCAGGGAAAGAGGCGGGCAGGCGGCTGAGCCCTGCTTGGGGCGGCCCCCTGGACAGAGGCGGGAGGCCCTGGGAGCTcagactgcagccctggcccctaCCTGCCAACCGGCCACCCCGGGGAGGCCCCCACACCTGGTGTGACCTGAGGCCACAACGGAGGGGCCCCCAACCTGCCCCACTCACGGCTCTGGCACTCGTCCCCCGTCCAGCCGGCCGGGCAGAGGCAGCGGCCTGTGCGCCGCTCACAGAGGCCACCGTGGAGGCACCTGCAGCTGTGCTGGCAGCTGGCGCCGAAGATCCCTGGGAGGCACGCTGCAAGGCGGGCACAGGTGAGGGTCCAGCCCTGGGGCAGGGCGATGCCCCGGGGGCCCAggagacccccaccccacccctgcgtCCTGCACCCAGAGCCTCAGATCCCATGTCCTTGGGAAGGAGAGGGGCCCAGGGGGCTGGTCACACTGCAGGCTACGCCCCAGGACCCTGCCCCCCAACACCAGGCAGCCGTCTCCGgccacagagggagggggctgcacCGGGGCACGGTGGGGCACTGACTCTGGGCCCCACAGAcccccagggcccctcctgccccctccgccTGCCCGGCGCGCACCCGTCTCACAGGCCAGGCCGGCCCAGCCCTCCGGGCAGGTGCAGTCTCCCGAGACAGGGTCGCAGGTGCCCCCGTTCTGGCAGAGGCAGGAACTCTGACAGTCCTCGCCATAGAGGCCCGCCGGGCAGGCTGCGGACGGGGAGAGAAATGACGTGCAGCGTTCCCGCCAGCCTGGCCGGGGCCCGAACCCTCGGAGGGCCAGCCGACAGGACGTGCAGGCCTGCACCAACACCCAACACCAGACTTCGGGCAGAGACCCAGGGCTGCCTCTAGGACGACCTGCCCAGGGCTCCCCGAGCCCACCCgcccagcttctgggggctcagGGCTGACGGGGGTGGTCCTacgccttcctcccctccccaggtgcCCCACGGCAACGGTGATGGGCCcccgccctccctgcccaccGTGCCCAGTGAGCCGTATGTCCACCTTGCGTCCCACGCCCTGTGACCCCGCGTGGCCCAGCGAGGAGCAAGCACCACGCCTGGCCCCAGACCCCTGAGCGGAGCTTACCCTGCAGGCAGGTGGGCCCCATCCAGCCAGGGCCACAGCGGCACTGCCCGTGGACAGGGTCACAGGAGGCCCCGTGAAAGCAGGAGCAGGCCTGGCTGCAGTTGTGGCCGTACGTGTGCGCTGGGCAGGCTGTAGGAGAGAGCGGCgctcaggggctggggggacGGAGCCCGGGAGGCACTGCGGCACGTGGTCCCGGGCCACCGTGATCCACCCGCCCCTCCTTCTGGCCTCGGCACCGCTCAGGGTGGCCGCGGATCAGGACCGCCCCCAGCCCTACGCAGCGGCGCCCAGGGCTGGCGGGGGCCTCACGCACTCTGGGCGCAGCGAGGGCCCCGGCGGccagcagggcagaggcaggagccGCTCGCGGCGTCGCAAGGGACTCCGGCGCTGCAGTCACAGGCGCGGCGGCAGTCCACTCCGAAGAAGCCGGCCGGGCAGGCTGCGGGCAGGCGGCGGAGATGGGCAACGGCCGGCGTCCCAGGGCCCCACCCGCACGCCTGGCCGCCCCGGCCCGCGCCCCGGCTCACCGCGCTCGCAGAAGGTGCCCCTCCAGCCGGCCGGGCAGCTGCAGGCCCCGCTGACGTGGTCGCAGGCCGCCCCGTGCTCACACCGGCACTGCCGCCCACAGCCCGGCCCGAAGGAGCCCTGGGGACACCCTGAGACACCAGCCCGTCAGCTGGGGGGACGGCGGGCCCGACCCAGCCCTGCCCGGGCCTCCGCCACCACCCGGGCCAGGGCCTGGGACTGTGGGGCAGGAGAAGCCCCTCCACACCCAAGGCCCCCGCGCCCCGGGCCCCGGGAGGAGGGGGCCCCGGGCCCAGCCAGCCCCGCTAGCCCGGCCAGGGTTGAGGGGGCGTCTACTCCGAAGGGCAAGGCCCTTGGTCTTTGGCAGACCCCTTCCTCCCCTTCGCCAGGCGCCAGGTGTCCTGTGGGGTCCCTGCGGGGCCCAGGTGGGAGGGCGGGGCCTGGCCAggcgggggagggagaggggactcCCTGGTGCTGTGGGGACAGGAGGGCAGGACCAGGGCCCCCGGCACGTGTGCGTGTCacgcgtgcgtgtgtgcgggGCGGGCGGGGACTCACGCTGCTCGCACCGCGGGCCCACGTAGCCGGCCTCGCACAGGCACAGGCCGCTGACGGCGTCGCAGCCTCCGTGGCCTGCGCTGCAGTTGCAGGCGTGGCTGCAGTCGGGTCCCCAGTGGCCGCTGTCACAGGCTGCGACAGAGGCCCGGTCACCGTGCGCGGGTGACCGCAGCGGCGCTGGGGACCCGGgccctccccagggcctggcgCAGGctccgcgggggcggggcggggcaccAGCGCAGCAGGCCGCCTACCTCTCCGGCAGCCGGGGCCGGTCCAGCCGGGGGCGCAGCTGCAGCGGCCGGTCTCCGGGTGGCAGAGCCCATCGTTGGCGCAGGAGCACTGCATCCGGCAGCCCGGCCCAAACCAGCCCGTCGGGCAAGCTGCGGGGCGGCAGGGTGAGCGCGGCCGGGGCCGGgacgcggggcggggccgcggggccgaGGTCGGGCCGCGGGCACTCACCGTCCTGGCAGCGGCTGCCCGTGAAGCCAGGGAGGCACAGGCAGGCTCCGGTCTCAGGCTCGCAGGAGGCACCGTGCTCACACGCCGGGCAGACCTCCTGGCAGCCGAGCCCCCAGCGGCCCTCGGGACAATCTGGCCCCCCCCACCGTCCGTCAGTCTCCCCCGGGGCCATGCTGGGCCCGTCGGGGAGCAGAAACTTCTGTTCCCCCCTGAGCTGCCCCGGAGGAGGGAGGACGACGGGTCACGGGAACCCCAGCCGCCTCGCGGGCGGCAGCCTACAGGGCGCCCACCCCCGGAAAGGGAGCCCCTGCCCTAGAGCGGCTCAACAGGCCAAAGGGGGCCCCCAGAGTGAACAGGTGCCCAGAGGACGAGCCGCAGGCCGGAGAGGGCTGGGGCCACTGGTCAACCTGTCCCCATGGCTGGCAGTTTCTAGTGCACCCTCTGTGGGTGCAGCCACAGGGCAGCCACAGACGCCCACGTCCAGACCCAAGGCTGCTTGGTGTGAGCTCTCGCAGTTGCTGTGGGTGGGCCTGGGGTCTGCAGGCCTccagggctggggtcagggctCCCCAAACAGAGCCCAGGCTGGGGTCCCCAAACACACCCTGGTGTCGTGCAgcccagggagaggaggagaccCTGGAGACACGGCGGCCACTCACCTGCCCCGCAGTCAGCTCCGGTCCTCCCAGGTGGGCACAGGCACTGCCCCGTGACCTGGTCGCAGGGGGCACCACCACAGAAGCAGGAGCCCGA
Encoded proteins:
- the MEGF6 gene encoding multiple epidermal growth factor-like domains protein 6 isoform X10, which encodes MPATGWAPTAAAVRAPASGRAGMGGASRGPAPAALGLPTDVDECASGHGGCEHHCANLAGSFQCSCEPGYWLDEDRRGCSPLETSEVGLDGHLPLVRPLPRGAVLQDALHPLFQDDYVAAEEAAAAEEARGEHTLEEKFVCLDASFGPDCSWTCADCRNGAACLPSLDGCDCPAGWTGLVCNQTCPPDTFGKNCSFPCACQNGGTCDPVTGACRCPPGVGGARCEDGCPKGFYGKHCRKKCHCANRGRCHRLYGACLCDPGLYGRFCHLACPPWAFGPGCSEECQCEQRNTRACDRRDGRCACEAGFRGERCQDECPPGFFGPGCQQACTCPPGVACDPVSGACGTQCPAGYWGEDCGRECPAGTFGRNCSGSCFCGGAPCDQVTGQCLCPPGRTGADCGADCPEGRWGLGCQEVCPACEHGASCEPETGACLCLPGFTGSRCQDACPTGWFGPGCRMQCSCANDGLCHPETGRCSCAPGWTGPGCRRACDSGHWGPDCSHACNCSAGHGGCDAVSGLCLCEAGYVGPRCEQPCPAGFFGVDCRRACDCSAGVPCDAASGSCLCPAGRRGPRCAQTCPAHTYGHNCSQACSCFHGASCDPVHGQCRCGPGWMGPTCLQACPAGLYGEDCQSSCLCQNGGTCDPVSGDCTCPEGWAGLACETACLPGIFGASCQHSCRCLHGGLCERRTGRCLCPAGWTGDECQSPCPPGWFGEACAQRCQCQPGAACHHVTGECRCPPGFTGPGCEQGCPPGRFGPGCEQLCGCLHGGSCDAASGACRCPAGSLGTDCGLACPHGRFGPGCARVCRCGLGAACDPATGACSCPPGRTGVHCEQGCPQGRFGVNCEHVCSCRNGGLCHAANGSCSCGLGWTGLHCELACPAGRYGAACGLECSCHNHGTCEPTSGACRCSPGFYGQACEHPCPPGFHGAGCRDTCACQHGAPCEPVSGRCLCPAGSHGRLCERGCEPGSFGEGCSQQCDCEDGVPCDPVTGHCLCPPGRTGATCDLGCRRGFFGPGCALRCSCGGGADCDPASGQCRCVDGYTGPTCRQGGPSQLLESPSPALGPAASQPAPHRPGLNSSTERH
- the MEGF6 gene encoding multiple epidermal growth factor-like domains protein 6 isoform X2 produces the protein MPATGWAPTAAAVRAPASGRAGMGGASRGPAPAALGLPTDVDECASGHGGCEHHCANLAGSFQCSCEPGYWLDEDRRGCSPLETSEVGLDGHLPLVRPLPRGAVLQDALHPLFQDDYVAAEEAAAAEEARGEHTLEEKFVCLDASFGPDCSWTCADCRNGAACLPSLDGCDCPAGWTGLVCNQTCPPDTFGKNCSFPCACQNGGTCDPVTGACRCPPGVGGARCEDGCPKGFYGKHCRKKCHCANRGRCHRLYGACLCDPGLYGRFCHLACPPWAFGPGCSEECQCEQRNTRACDRRDGRCACEAGFRGERCQDECPPGFFGPGCQQACTCPPGVACDPVSGACGTQCPAGYWGEDCGRECPAGTFGRNCSGSCFCGGAPCDQVTGQCLCPPGRTGADCGADCPEGRWGLGCQEVCPACEHGASCEPETGACLCLPGFTGSRCQDACPTGWFGPGCRMQCSCANDGLCHPETGRCSCAPGWTGPGCRRACDSGHWGPDCSHACNCSAGHGGCDAVSGLCLCEAGYVGPRCEQRCPQGSFGPGCGRQCRCEHGAACDHVSGACSCPAGWRGTFCERACPAGFFGVDCRRACDCSAGVPCDAASGSCLCPAGRRGPRCAQTCPAHTYGHNCSQACSCFHGASCDPVHGQCRCGPGWMGPTCLQACPAGLYGEDCQSSCLCQNGGTCDPVSGDCTCPEGWAGLACETACLPGIFGASCQHSCRCLHGGLCERRTGRCLCPAGWTGDECQSPCPPGWFGEACAQRCQCQPGAACHHVTGECRCPPGFTGPGCEQGCPPGRFGPGCEQLCGCLHGGSCDAASGACRCPAGSLGTDCGLACPHGRFGPGCARVCRCGLGAACDPATGACSCPPGRTGVHCEQGCPQGRFGVNCEHVCSCRNGGLCHAANGSCSCGLGWTGLHCELACPAGRYGAACGLECSCHNHGTCEPTSGACRCSPGFYGQACEHPCPPGFHGAGCRDTCACQHGAPCEPVSGRCLCPAGSHGRLCERGCEPGSFGEGCSQQCDCEDGVPCDPVTGHCLCPPGRTGATCDLGCRRGFFGPGCALRCSCGGGADCDPASGQCRCVDGYTGPTCRQGGPSQLLESPSPALGPAASQPAPHRPGLNSSTERH
- the MEGF6 gene encoding multiple epidermal growth factor-like domains protein 6 isoform X5, yielding MPATGWAPTAAAVRAPASGRAGMGGASRGPAPAALGLPTDVDECASGHGGCEHHCANLAGSFQCSCEPGYWLDEDRRGCSPLETSEVGLDGHLPLVRPLPRGAVLQDALHPLFQDDYVAAEEAAAAEEARGEHTLEEKFVCLDASFGPDCSWTCADCRNGAACLPSLDGCDCPAGWTGLVCNQTCPPDTFGKNCSFPCACQNGGTCDPVTGACRCPPGVGGARCEDGCPKGFYGKHCRKKCHCANRGRCHRLYGACLCDPGLYGRFCHLACPPWAFGPGCSEECQCEQRNTRACDRRDGRCACEAGFRGERCQDECPPGFFGPGCQQACTCPPGVACDPVSGACGTQCPAGYWGEDCGRECPAGTFGRNCSGSCFCGGAPCDQVTGQCLCPPGRTGADCGADCPEGRWGLGCQEVCPACEHGASCEPETGACLCLPGFTGSRCQDACPTGWFGPGCRMQCSCANDGLCHPETGRCSCAPGWTGPGCRRAQATEAATPSAACACARPATWARGASSGVPRAPSGRAVGGSAGVSTGRPATTSAGPAAARPAGGAPSASAVSRGAGRGGQACGWGPGTPAVAHLRRLPAACPAGFFGVDCRRACDCSAGVPCDAASGSCLCPAGRRGPRCAQTCPAHTYGHNCSQACSCFHGASCDPVHGQCRCGPGWMGPTCLQACPAGLYGEDCQSSCLCQNGGTCDPVSGDCTCPEGWAGLACETACLPGIFGASCQHSCRCLHGGLCERRTGRCLCPAGWTGDECQSPCPPGWFGEACAQRCQCQPGAACHHVTGECRCPPGFTGPGCEQACPHGRFGPGCARVCRCGLGAACDPATGACSCPPGRTGVHCEQGCPQGRFGVNCEHVCSCRNGGLCHAANGSCSCGLGWTGLHCELACPAGRYGAACGLECSCHNHGTCEPTSGACRCSPGFYGQACEHPCPPGFHGAGCRDTCACQHGAPCEPVSGRCLCPAGSHGRLCERGCEPGSFGEGCSQQCDCEDGVPCDPVTGHCLCPPGRTGATCDLGCRRGFFGPGCALRCSCGGGADCDPASGQCRCVDGYTGPTCRQGGPSQLLESPSPALGPAASQPAPHRPGLNSSTERH
- the MEGF6 gene encoding multiple epidermal growth factor-like domains protein 6 isoform X7, which gives rise to MPATGWAPTAAAVRAPASGRAGMGGASRGPAPAALGLPTDVDECASGHGGCEHHCANLAGSFQCSCEPGYWLDEDRRGCSPLETSEVGLDGHLPLVRPLPRGAVLQDALHPLFQDDYVAAEEAAAAEEARGEHTLEEKFVCLDASFGPDCSWTCADCRNGAACLPSLDGCDCPAGWTGLVCNQTCPPDTFGKNCSFPCACQNGGTCDPVTGACRCPPGVGGARCEDGCPKGFYGKHCRKKCHCANRGRCHRLYGACLCDPGLYGRFCHLACPPWAFGPGCSEECQCEQRNTRACDRRDGRCACEAGFRGERCQDECPPGFFGPGCQQACTCPPGVACDPVSGACGTQCPAGYWGEDCGRECPAGTFGRNCSGSCFCGGAPCDQVTGQCLCPPGRTGADCGADCPEGRWGLGCQEVCPACEHGASCEPETGACLCLPGFTGSRCQDACPTGWFGPGCRMQCSCANDGLCHPETGRCSCAPGWTGPGCRRAQATEAATPSAACACARPATWARGASSGVPRAPSGRAVGGSAGVSTGRPATTSAGPAAARPAGGAPSASAVSRGAGRGGQACGWGPGTPAVAHLRRLPAACPAGFFGVDCRRACDCSAGVPCDAASGSCLCPAGRRGPRCAQTCPAHTYGHNCSQACSCFHGASCDPVHGQCRCGPGWMGPTCLQACPAGLYGEDCQSSCLCQNGGTCDPVSGDCTCPEGWAGLACETACLPGIFGASCQHSCRCLHGGLCERRTGRCLCPAGWTGDECQSPCPPGWFGEACAQRCQCQPGAACHHVTGECRCPPGFTGPGCEQGCPPGRFGPGCEQLCGCLHGGSCDAASGACRCPAGSLGTDCGLGCPQGRFGVNCEHVCSCRNGGLCHAANGSCSCGLGWTGLHCELACPAGRYGAACGLECSCHNHGTCEPTSGACRCSPGFYGQACEHPCPPGFHGAGCRDTCACQHGAPCEPVSGRCLCPAGSHGRLCERGCEPGSFGEGCSQQCDCEDGVPCDPVTGHCLCPPGRTGATCDLGCRRGFFGPGCALRCSCGGGADCDPASGQCRCVDGYTGPTCRQGGPSQLLESPSPALGPAASQPAPHRPGLNSSTERH
- the MEGF6 gene encoding multiple epidermal growth factor-like domains protein 6 isoform X3, whose translation is MPATGWAPTAAAVRAPASGRAGMGGASRGPAPAALGLPTDVDECASGHGGCEHHCANLAGSFQCSCEPGYWLDEDRRGCSPLETSEVGLDGHLPLVRPLPRGAVLQDALHPLFQDDYVAAEEAAAAEEARGEHTLEEKFVCLDASFGPDCSWTCADCRNGAACLPSLDGCDCPAGWTGLVCNQTCPPDTFGKNCSFPCACQNGGTCDPVTGACRCPPGVGGARCEDGCPKGFYGKHCRKKCHCANRGRCHRLYGACLCDPGLYGRFCHLACPPWAFGPGCSEECQCEQRNTRACDRRDGRCACEAGFRGERCQDECPPGFFGPGCQQACTCPPGVACDPVSGACGTQCPAGYWGEDCGRECPAGTFGRNCSGSCFCGGAPCDQVTGQCLCPPGRTGADCGADCPEGRWGLGCQEVCPACEHGASCEPETGACLCLPGFTGSRCQDACPTGWFGPGCRMQCSCANDGLCHPETGRCSCAPGWTGPGCRRAQATEAATPSAACACARPATWARGASSGVPRAPSGRAVGGSAGVSTGRPATTSAGPAAARPAGGAPSASAVSRGAGRGGQACGWGPGTPAVAHLRRLPAACPAGFFGVDCRRACDCSAGVPCDAASGSCLCPAGRRGPRCAQTCPAHTYGHNCSQACSCFHGASCDPVHGQCRCGPGWMGPTCLQACPAGLYGEDCQSSCLCQNGGTCDPVSGDCTCPEGWAGLACETACLPGIFGASCQHSCRCLHGGLCERRTGRCLCPAGWTGDECQSPCPPGWFGEACAQRCQCQPGAACHHVTGECRCPPGFTGPGCEQGCPPGRFGPGCEQLCGCLHGGSCDAASGACRCPAGSLGTDCGLACPHGRFGPGCARVCRCGLGAACDPATGACSCPPGRTGVHCEQGCPQGRFGVNCEHVCSCRNGGLCHAANGSCSCGLGWTGLHCELACPAGRYGAACGLECSCHNHGTCEPTSGACRCSPGFYGQACEHPCPPGFHGAGCRDTCACQHGAPCEPVSGRCLCPAGSHGRLCERGCEPGSFGEGCSQQCDCEDGVPCDPVTGHCLCPPGRTGATCDLGCRRGFFGPGCALRCSCGGGADCDPASGQCRCVDGYTGPTCRQAASQPAPHRPGLNSSTERH
- the MEGF6 gene encoding multiple epidermal growth factor-like domains protein 6 isoform X6; this encodes MPATGWAPTAAAVRAPASGRAGMGGASRGPAPAALGLPTDVDECASGHGGCEHHCANLAGSFQCSCEPGYWLDEDRRGCSPLETSEVGLDGHLPLVRPLPRGAVLQDALHPLFQDDYVAAEEAAAAEEARGEHTLEEKFVCLDASFGPDCSWTCADCRNGAACLPSLDGCDCPAGWTGLVCNQTCPPDTFGKNCSFPCACQNGGTCDPVTGACRCPPGVGGARCEDGCPKGFYGKHCRKKCHCANRGRCHRLYGACLCDPGLYGRFCHLACPPWAFGPGCSEECQCEQRNTRACDRRDGRCACEAGFRGERCQDECPPGFFGPGCQQACTCPPGVACDPVSGACGTQCPAGYWGEDCGRECPAGTFGRNCSGSCFCGGAPCDQVTGQCLCPPGRTGADCGADCPEGRWGLGCQEVCPACEHGASCEPETGACLCLPGFTGSRCQDVLLRQRWALPPGDRPLQLRPRLDRPRLPESAGHGGCDAVSGLCLCEAGYVGPRCEQRCPQGSFGPGCGRQCRCEHGAACDHVSGACSCPAGWRGTFCERACPAGFFGVDCRRACDCSAGVPCDAASGSCLCPAGRRGPRCAQTCPAHTYGHNCSQACSCFHGASCDPVHGQCRCGPGWMGPTCLQACPAGLYGEDCQSSCLCQNGGTCDPVSGDCTCPEGWAGLACETACLPGIFGASCQHSCRCLHGGLCERRTGRCLCPAGWTGDECQSPCPPGWFGEACAQRCQCQPGAACHHVTGECRCPPGFTGPGCEQGCPPGRFGPGCEQLCGCLHGGSCDAASGACRCPAGSLGTDCGLACPHGRFGPGCARVCRCGLGAACDPATGACSCPPGRTGVHCEQGCPQGRFGVNCEHVCSCRNGGLCHAANGSCSCGLGWTGLHCELACPAGRYGAACGLECSCHNHGTCEPTSGACRCSPGFYGQACEHPCPPGFHGAGCRDTCACQHGAPCEPVSGRCLCPAGSHGRLCERGCEPGSFGEGCSQQCDCEDGVPCDPVTGHCLCPPGRTGATCDLGCRRGFFGPGCALRCSCGGGADCDPASGQCRCVDGYTGPTCRQGGPSQLLESPSPALGPAASQPAPHRPGLNSSTERH